The following coding sequences lie in one Silene latifolia isolate original U9 population chromosome 5, ASM4854445v1, whole genome shotgun sequence genomic window:
- the LOC141657050 gene encoding putative aconitate hydratase, cytoplasmic yields MRDAMKNLNSDANKINPLVPVDLVIDHSVQVDVARSENAVQANMELEFQRNQERFGFLKWGSTAFRNMLVVPPGSGIVHQVKITEYLGRVVFNTDGLLYPDSVVGTDSHTTMIDGLGVAGWGVGGIEAEATMLGQPMSMVLPGVVGFKMNGKLRDGVTATDLVLTVTQMLRKHGVVGKFVEFYGQGMSQLSLADRATIANMSPEYGATMGFFPVDHVTLDYLKLTGRSDDTVLMIEQYLRANNMFVDYSEPQYERVYSSYLELDLAEVEPCMSGPKRPHDRVPLKDMKTDWHGCLDNKVGFKGFAIPKDDQSKVIKFSFHGQPAELKHGSVVIAAITSCTNTSNPSVMLGAALVAKKACELGLEVKPWVKTSLAPGSGVVTKYLQKSGLQKYLDQQGFQHVGYGCTTCIGNSGDLDESVSAAISENDIVAAAVLSGNRNFEGRVHPLTRANYLASPPLVVAYALAGTVDIDFENEPIGTGKDGKSVFFRDIWPSNEEIAQVVQSSVLPDMFKSTYEAITKGNPMWNSLQVPEGTLYQWDPKSTYIHDPPYFKNMSLDPPGPHGVKDAYCLLNFGDSITTDHVSPAGSIHRDSPAAKYLMERGVDRKDFNSYGSRRGNDEVMARGTFANIRIVNKLLNGEVGPKTIHIPTGEKLYVFDAATRYKEAGHETIIIAGAEYGSGSSRDWAAKGPMLQGVKAVIAKSFERIHRSNLVGMGVIPLCFKAGEDADTLGLTGHERYTIDLPSKVSELRPGQDVTVVTDSGKSFTCTVRFDTEVELAYFDHGGILPYVIRQLMRQ; encoded by the exons ATGCGGGATGCTATGAAAAACCTTAATAGTGATGCCAACAAGATCAACCCTTTG GTTCCAGTCGACCTTGTCATTGATCACTCAGTACAAGTTGATGTAGCGAGATCTGAGAATGCAGTCCAAGCAAACATGGAACTTGAATTTCAGAGGAACCAAGAGAGATTTGGTTTCCTTAAGTGGGGGTCAACTGCTTTCCGTAACATGCTTGTTGTTCCACCAGGTTCTGGTATTGTCCACCAGGTA AAAATAACCGAGTATCTTGGACGGGTAGTCTTCAACACTGATGGACTTCTGTATCCTGACAGTGTTGTCGGTACCGATTCCCATACGACAATGATTGATGGGCTCGGTGTTGCTGGTTGGGGTGTTGGAGGAATTGAAGCTGAGGCAACTATGCTTGGTCAG CCAATGAGCATGGTTTTACCCGGAGTTGTGGGATTCAAGATGAACGGGAAATTGCGTGATGGTGTTACAGCAACAGACTTGGTACTGACAGTGACGCAAATGCTCAGGAAACATGGTGTtgttggcaaatttgttgaattTTACG GCCAGGGTATGAGTCAGCTGTCACTTGCTGATAGAGCCACCATTGCAAATATGTCTCCTGAATATGGAGCAACCATGGGCTTTTTCCCCGTTGATCATGTTACCTTGGACTACTTGAAATTGACCGGAAGAAGTGATGATACT GTATTAATGATTGAGCAATACTTACGTGCAAACAACATGTTTGTTGACTACAGTGAG CCTCAATACGAAAGAGTATATTCATCTTATCTAGAGTTGGATCTAGCAGAAGTTGAACCTTGTATGTCGGGACCAAAAAG GCCACATGACCGAGTTCCTTTGAAAGATATGAAGACTGATTGGCATGGTTGTCTTGACAATAAAGTTGGTTTCAAG GGTTTTGCTATTCCAAAGGATGATCAAAGCAAGGTAATAAAGTTTTCATTCCATGGTCAGCCTGCTGAATTGAAACATGGAAGCGTCGTCATAGCTGCAATTACTAGCTGCACAAACACATCAAACCCTAGTGTAATGCTCGGTGCTGCTCTAGTCGCGAAGAAAGCCTGCGAGTTGGGCTTGGAG GTCAAACCCTGGGTGAAGACCAGCTTGGCGCCTGGTTCTGGAGTTGTCACCAAATACCTCCAGAAGAG TGGCCTGCAGAAGTACTTGGATCAACAGGGGTTCCAACATGTTGGTTATGGCTGCACAACATGCATTGGAAATTCTGGTGATCTTGATGAATCAGTTTCTGCTGCTATTTCAGAAAATG ACATTGTTGCTGCGGCTGTGCTTTCTGGTAACCGGAATTTTGAAGGGCGTGTCCACCCATTGACACGGGCTAACTATCTTGCTTCCCCTCCATTAGTTGTTGCCTATGCACTTGCGGGAACG GTTGACATTGACTTCGAAAACGAGCCTATTGGCACAGGAAAGGACGGCAAAAGTGTCTTCTTCCGAGATATTTGGCCTAGCAATGAAGAGATAGCTCAG GTTGTTCAATCAAGTGTACTACCTGACATGTTCAAGAGTACATACGAGGCTATTACCAAAGGAAACCCCATGTGGAACTCCCTGCAAGTTCCGGAAGGCACCCTTTACCAGTGGGATCCAAAATCGACGTACATTCACGATCCACCGTATTTCAAGAACATGAGCTTGGACCCACCTGGTCCTCATGGAGTCAAGGACGCCTACTGTCTTCTCAATTTTGGCGACAGTATCACCACTGACCATGTCTCCCCAGCAGGAAGCATCCACAGGGATAGTCCTGCTGCCAAGTATCTCATGGAGCGTGGGGTTGACCGCAAAGACTTTAACTCCTATGGTAGCCGTAGGGGTAATGATGAGGTGATGGCGAGGGGTACATTTGCCAATATTCGAATCGTGAACAAGCTGTTGAACGGAGAAGTGGGACCCAAAACTATTCACATTCCCACTGGCGAGAAACTCTATGTCTTTGATGCAGCTACG AGATACAAGGAAGCCGGACATGAGACAATTATCATAGCTGGGGCCGAGTATGGAAGTGGAAGTTCTCGTGATTGGGCAGCTAAGGGCCCAATGTTGCAG GGTGTGAAAGCAGTGATTGCAAAGAGTTTTGAGAGAATCCATCGGAGCAACCTTGTCGGTATGGGCGTCATCCCTCTGTGTTTCAAGGCTGGCGAGGATGCGGACACACTTGGGCTCACCGGTCATGAGCGCTACACCATCGACCTTCCTTCCAAAGTGAGTGAGCTCCGACCTGGTCAAGATGTCACAGTTGTTACAGACTCAGGAAAGTCCTTCACTTGTACCGTGCGCTTTGACACTGAGGTTGAGCTTGCTTACTTCGATCATGGAGGTATTCTTCCATACGTGATCCGCCAGCTCATGAGGCAGTAG
- the LOC141655039 gene encoding uncharacterized protein LOC141655039, which produces MKVIELEENKWKLVMRSGFHNHALTLYCDGDRYFAKFDEEELAYIDAQVRAHVRPAIISTGLHQRNPEKSRPNRRQIYNRSQKVRAEERDGKNTAQQMSALAVQHKYVHYWVTDQETDELTHVFMAHPEAVKMFRSYYYVVLIDSTYKTNLYRLPLVEMVGVTPIGKSFVIAYALVTHESEDGYLWVLRKLKALLNDVVQSNAIVTDCEAGLLNAIPIVFPDSSHLLCLWHIYSNVETKALDITGQDSWAKHITCDLFEAVVEAETEDKFNVAWGNLARNGSRVPVDVLHAFWRKLEYDGSEAMPVCDDDRLEELFDEIRNADPSMRSSMFDVLYSQIHPEEEDVNEPRYPRSTQTGPDTPSTNATTSTGSFGTSYCAPLEVDYTIGHSRYFSYLHFLPSWFHEYLEAWFNPSGDGHCGFRVLSHAVRGDQSHFTMARTDLLREICSPIYRDHIYGPGRFDTEVARITFMDQIPCDSGHWMDSFNLYGYATMYNWVICCIYSFDDQEGHRHWNGSEYFQKCMNLHQFLCIQEI; this is translated from the exons ATGAAAGTTATTGAATTAGAAGAGAATAAGTGGAAGCTTGTGATGAGATCCGGGTTTCATAATCATGCTTtaacgttgtattgtgacggcgacaGATACTTTGCAAAGTTTGATGAAGAGGAGTTGGCTTATATCGATGCCCAAGTTAGAGCTCATGTTAGACCGGCAATTATTAGTACGGGTTTGCATCAGCGGAATCCGGAAAAGTCAAGACCTAATCGGCGACAAATCTACAATCGTTCTCAGAAAGTAAGGGCCGAGGAAAGAGATGGGAAAAACACGGCACAACAGATGTCAGCACTTGCGGTTCAGCATAAGTACGTTCATTATTGGGTCACTGATCAGGAGACTGATGAGCTAACCCACGTGTTCATGGCTCATCCAGAAGCCGTTAAGATGTTTCGATCATACTATTATGTGGTATTGATCGATTCCACGTACAAGACAAATTTATACCGTCTTCCACTTGTTGAGATGGTTGGAGTCACACCCATCGGGAAGAGCTTTGTCATCGCGTATGCTCTTGTGACGCATGAGTCCGAGGATGGATATTTGTGGGTCTTACGCAAACTGAAGGCCCTTCTCAATGATGTCGTTCAATCTAATGCTATTGTTACTGATTGCGAGGCAGGTTTGTTGAACGCGATtcccattgtttttccggattcgTCTCACTTGCTATGTCTTTGGCATATATATTCTAACGTGGAGACGAAAGCACTTGATATCACGGGTCAGGATAGTTGGGCTAAGCACATAACTTGTGACTTGTTTGAAGCGGTTGTCGAGGCGGAGACCGAAGATAAGTTTAATGTGGCGTGgggcaatttggcaag AAACGGATCTCGGGTCCCTGTTGATGTGTTACATGCATTTTGGAGGAAGTTGGAGTACGATGGTTCGGAGGCAATGCCGGTTTGTGACGATGATCGATTGGAGGAGTTATTCGATGAAATTCGGAATGCAGATCCGAGTATGAGATCATCCATGTTCGATGTCCTTTACTCTCAGATACATCCGGAAGAGGAGGATGTTAACGAGCCTCGG TACCCCCGATCCACTCAAACGGGCCCCGATACACCGTCTACCAATGCTACCACGAGTACGGGGAGTTTCGGCACATCGTATTGTGCACCTCTTGAGGTAGACTACACCATTGGTCATTCGAGATACTTTTCTTATCTTCACTTTTTGCCTTCCTGGTTTCACGAGTATCTAGAAGCGTGGTTTAATCCTTCCGGAGACGGTCATTGTGGTTTTCGAGTTCTCTCACATGCTGTTCGAGGTGACCAATCTCATTTCACGATGGCTAGAACAGATTTACTTAGGGAAATCTGTAGTCCCATTTACCGTGATCATATTTATGGCCCAGGGAGATTTGATACGGAGGTAGCTAGAATTACATTTATGGATCAGATACCGTGTGACTCGGGTCATTGGATGGACAGTTTCAATTTATATGGTTATGCTACGATGTACAATTGGGTGATATGTTGTATTTATTCATTTGACGATCAAGAAGGTCACCGACATTGGAATGGTAGTGAGTATTTCCAGAAATGTATGAATTTGCATCAGTTCCTATGTATTCAAGAAATTtaa